One Bacteroidales bacterium DNA segment encodes these proteins:
- a CDS encoding phosphoenolpyruvate carboxylase, translated as MRSRYTEIKELLGKPYRDLEFLLQCLAGVLEENGEADLARQIPWLSGRAPDFSSPHKHKVLRLYSIAFQLLNLCEVNGAVQSRRRKHDELGLDSVNGLWGSVFSELKKLGVKETVLLDIFAEVEVEPVLTAHPTEAKRPVVLALYRQLYLLMVKRENSMYNKYEQEEVKHDIRRILHKLWFIGEIFIEKPALESELENVLHYFYKVFPEVLPMLDYRLQQAWKEAGYDPASVQDSRHFPAISFGNWVGGDRDGHPLVTAEVTSQALKAFRVHAMKLVLARLDELSHRVSIYCEPACLSPEFSRRLNELEKELSPGSLIPHPEPFRHYVRLLKLKLPVTEQPGGGVDLADRPFSYHHSDELVRDLNLLKSALLSFGAGFLAQDDVQQVVRHLEIFGFHLARLDIRQNSHYYEEALTDIIRSGIPEQYKELSGKKGWLVSFIFSELEQNRPFNARTEFLPSDQAREAVEVFHSLRRHIRSYSERALGSLIVSMTRSVTDLFTVFLLAREAGFSRLTPGGLVCPVPVVPLFETITDLEAAPGILDQFLSHKMTRNSLEYVREKRKWNLPVQEVMIGYSDSNKDGGILASTWHLYDAQVKLEAVGRKHGVKIRFFHGKGGTISRGAGPTHWFLKSLPPGTLNGQLRITEQGETIERKYANKVNAAYNLELLLAGTAYQTILNHLKQAENAPDRSTLFSYMAKESYKAFKQLTLHPSFISFYEQATPIDVIESSKIGSRPSRRRGKRSLEDLRAIPWVFSWTQSRMNVSSWYGVGSTLLKMKTEEQEKYALLKELVKTDDFVRYVLTNVDTSLAATDEDIMSMYAQLVEKEQVRADILGMLLKELALTREMMLDLLHTPISERRVNHHLSTRLRAEALLPLHQEQVNLLRLWRQAQKEGEKGRADQLLQDLLLSVNAIASAMGTTG; from the coding sequence ATGAGATCCCGATATACGGAAATTAAGGAGCTGTTGGGTAAACCATACCGCGATCTGGAATTCTTGCTTCAATGTCTGGCCGGGGTTCTGGAGGAGAACGGAGAAGCAGATCTGGCCAGGCAGATTCCCTGGCTCTCAGGCAGGGCTCCGGATTTTTCAAGCCCCCATAAACATAAGGTTCTCCGCCTTTATTCCATTGCCTTTCAGTTGCTTAATCTCTGTGAGGTAAACGGGGCCGTTCAGAGCAGGCGGCGTAAACATGATGAGTTGGGACTCGATAGCGTGAACGGATTATGGGGCAGTGTATTCTCCGAGCTGAAAAAACTCGGGGTAAAAGAGACGGTCCTTCTGGATATTTTCGCTGAAGTTGAAGTAGAACCAGTGCTTACGGCTCACCCTACTGAGGCCAAACGACCCGTTGTTCTCGCGCTTTACCGTCAGCTTTATCTGTTGATGGTAAAAAGGGAGAATTCCATGTACAATAAATATGAACAGGAGGAGGTGAAACACGATATCCGGAGAATCCTCCATAAGCTCTGGTTTATCGGGGAGATTTTTATCGAAAAACCTGCCCTGGAGTCCGAATTGGAGAATGTTCTGCACTATTTCTACAAGGTTTTTCCAGAAGTGCTTCCCATGCTTGACTACAGGCTGCAACAGGCCTGGAAAGAGGCAGGATACGATCCCGCCTCGGTGCAGGACAGCAGACACTTTCCTGCCATAAGCTTTGGTAACTGGGTGGGCGGGGACAGGGATGGGCACCCGCTGGTTACCGCGGAAGTTACAAGCCAGGCACTGAAAGCCTTCAGGGTTCATGCCATGAAACTGGTACTGGCCCGTCTGGATGAACTCTCCCACAGGGTGAGTATCTATTGCGAACCCGCTTGTCTGAGCCCTGAATTCAGCCGGAGACTGAATGAACTTGAAAAGGAATTGTCGCCCGGCTCTCTTATCCCCCATCCCGAGCCATTCAGGCATTATGTCCGCTTGTTAAAGCTTAAGCTTCCTGTGACTGAACAGCCGGGAGGGGGTGTCGACCTGGCCGACAGGCCCTTTTCCTACCACCATTCGGATGAGCTGGTCCGGGACCTGAACTTACTGAAATCTGCCCTGCTTAGTTTTGGGGCCGGTTTCCTGGCTCAGGATGATGTTCAGCAGGTCGTCCGGCACCTGGAGATTTTCGGATTTCACCTGGCACGTCTGGACATCAGGCAAAACAGCCACTACTATGAAGAGGCCCTGACAGATATTATCAGAAGCGGTATTCCGGAGCAGTATAAAGAGCTGTCGGGAAAGAAGGGATGGCTTGTATCGTTCATTTTTTCCGAGCTGGAACAGAACCGGCCCTTTAATGCGCGAACGGAGTTCCTTCCTTCCGATCAGGCCAGGGAGGCCGTGGAGGTTTTTCACTCCCTCCGCAGGCATATCCGGAGTTATTCCGAAAGGGCACTGGGCTCACTGATAGTGAGCATGACCCGCAGCGTGACAGATTTATTCACGGTGTTCCTGCTGGCCAGAGAGGCCGGTTTCTCCCGCTTGACTCCGGGGGGACTGGTTTGTCCTGTTCCGGTGGTACCCCTCTTTGAGACCATTACGGACCTGGAAGCGGCACCCGGAATCCTGGACCAGTTTCTTTCACACAAGATGACCAGAAACAGCCTGGAATATGTCAGGGAAAAACGTAAATGGAACCTTCCGGTGCAGGAAGTGATGATCGGATACAGCGACAGTAACAAGGACGGGGGAATCCTGGCCAGCACCTGGCACCTTTACGATGCCCAGGTGAAACTGGAGGCAGTCGGAAGGAAACACGGGGTTAAGATCCGTTTTTTCCATGGCAAGGGAGGAACAATCAGCCGGGGAGCCGGTCCTACCCACTGGTTTCTGAAATCGCTGCCGCCCGGCACCCTGAACGGACAGCTGAGGATTACCGAGCAGGGAGAGACCATTGAACGTAAGTATGCCAATAAAGTAAATGCGGCATATAACCTGGAGTTGCTGTTGGCAGGTACGGCCTATCAGACCATTCTCAATCACCTGAAACAGGCGGAGAATGCTCCTGACCGAAGCACCCTCTTTTCCTATATGGCAAAGGAGAGCTACAAAGCCTTTAAGCAACTGACTTTGCATCCCTCCTTTATCAGTTTTTATGAACAGGCTACTCCCATTGATGTGATCGAATCAAGCAAGATCGGATCGCGTCCGTCCCGCCGCAGGGGAAAACGAAGCCTGGAGGATCTGCGTGCCATTCCCTGGGTTTTCAGCTGGACCCAGTCCAGGATGAACGTCTCCAGCTGGTATGGGGTGGGATCCACCCTGCTGAAGATGAAAACGGAGGAGCAGGAGAAATACGCCCTCCTGAAGGAGCTTGTAAAAACGGATGATTTTGTCAGGTATGTACTCACCAATGTGGACACCAGCCTGGCTGCCACCGATGAGGACATCATGAGCATGTATGCCCAACTGGTTGAAAAGGAACAGGTCAGGGCTGATATCCTGGGTATGCTGCTGAAGGAACTGGCCCTGACCCGGGAAATGATGCTTGATCTTCTGCATACCCCCATCTCCGAGCGCAGGGTCAATCATCACCTTTCCACCCGCTTAAGAGCCGAAGCGCTGCTCCCGCTTCACCAGGAACAGGTAAACTTGCTGAGACTCTGGAGACAGGCGCAGAAGGAAGGGGAGAAGGGCCGGGCCGATCAATTGCTGCAGGACCTTCTTTTGAGTGTGAATGCTATTGCCAGTGCCATGGGGACTACCGGATGA
- a CDS encoding DUF2961 domain-containing protein, which produces MKLKNTFLLALLLLLPFTISSIGAQSALENITTIKQGVKSKRVSSFDRSGGNNDRFENIEPGEKRVIADIKGAGCINHIWITISPEAPGLNRSDIILRIYWDGKEYPSVESPIGPFFGQGWDETYPWASLPLAASPVKGNALVSYFKMPFARGARIEIENQADIKIGAFYFYLDYIEQEKPAENLAYFHAWYNQEVTKAAPEGENEWGILPAETGENPLGKGNYKILETRGKGHYVGVNYFVNCPTPVWYGEGDDMFYIDGSEKPVLHGTGTEDYFNSSWCPNELYKHPYFGYARVPDQLMWMGRTHCFRFHIEDPIYFDRSLLFSIEHGHNNVLTLEMASVAYWYQDAPVKLKPIPDKEARKLMPVINMIDIHRWRHEWRKNMGEESKPWGNETIPQ; this is translated from the coding sequence ATGAAACTGAAAAACACCTTTCTCCTGGCGCTGCTTTTACTTCTGCCCTTCACCATCAGTAGTATCGGGGCACAATCCGCCCTGGAAAACATCACCACCATCAAGCAGGGCGTAAAAAGTAAAAGAGTCAGCAGCTTCGATCGCTCGGGAGGAAACAACGATCGCTTTGAGAACATCGAACCCGGTGAAAAGAGGGTGATTGCTGATATAAAAGGAGCAGGATGCATCAACCATATCTGGATCACCATCAGTCCGGAGGCCCCCGGGCTGAACCGTTCGGATATCATCCTCAGGATCTACTGGGACGGAAAGGAATACCCCTCGGTGGAATCGCCCATCGGACCCTTTTTCGGGCAGGGCTGGGATGAGACCTACCCATGGGCCTCTCTTCCACTGGCTGCCTCGCCTGTCAAAGGAAATGCCCTGGTTTCCTACTTTAAAATGCCCTTTGCCAGAGGAGCCCGGATCGAAATAGAGAACCAGGCAGATATTAAGATCGGGGCCTTCTACTTTTACCTGGACTATATCGAGCAGGAGAAGCCCGCCGAAAACCTGGCCTATTTTCACGCCTGGTATAATCAGGAAGTGACAAAAGCCGCTCCCGAAGGGGAGAATGAATGGGGCATCCTTCCGGCAGAAACCGGGGAAAATCCTCTGGGGAAGGGGAATTACAAGATCCTGGAGACAAGAGGCAAGGGACACTACGTGGGAGTAAACTATTTTGTCAACTGCCCTACCCCGGTCTGGTATGGAGAAGGGGACGACATGTTCTATATTGATGGATCGGAGAAACCCGTGCTTCACGGAACCGGCACTGAGGATTATTTCAACTCTTCCTGGTGCCCCAATGAACTCTACAAGCATCCCTACTTTGGCTATGCCCGCGTCCCTGATCAGCTGATGTGGATGGGCCGGACCCACTGCTTCCGTTTTCATATTGAAGATCCCATTTACTTTGACAGGTCCCTGCTTTTTAGTATTGAACACGGACACAACAATGTGCTTACCCTGGAAATGGCATCCGTAGCTTACTGGTACCAGGATGCACCGGTGAAGCTGAAACCCATACCGGACAAGGAGGCACGCAAACTCATGCCGGTGATCAATATGATAGATATCCACCGGTGGCGGCACGAGTGGCGAAAGAATATGGGAGAGGAGAGCAAGCCCTGGGGCAATGAAACTATTCCTCAATAA
- a CDS encoding helix-turn-helix domain-containing protein, with product MIERSIVVGDGNVIKLRDLPMGREVISSSIESLEDLEKKHIAKILEKYSWNISRTAKALSVDRATLYNKIKKYNLNQD from the coding sequence ATGATCGAACGTTCTATTGTTGTGGGAGATGGTAATGTGATCAAGCTCAGGGATCTGCCCATGGGCAGGGAGGTGATCAGCTCCTCCATTGAGAGCCTGGAGGACCTGGAGAAGAAGCATATTGCCAAGATCCTGGAGAAATACAGCTGGAATATTTCCCGTACGGCCAAAGCCCTGAGCGTGGACCGGGCAACCCTGTATAACAAGATTAAAAAATACAATCTTAATCAGGACTGA
- a CDS encoding paraquat-inducible protein A, with product MTEHRPGRAHLKIAISTVALVAAMVLNIEYISLARQNQQLKTDLAEINHIRYGLLNVDEWSSQLSTILSIKILEFQLTPESRDKVLQNLENILYQLIDDVEQMMKTRTSGRLSGIKSWFSGFTINLDPLRDSVPSYASQIVNELNRPENKAFIQQFLSDKLNEFASSTYNLDEMAPLQVIMERYDCIDKDLCKVIIQEEIQLKNRDIKLRVILILLLVTLAFMVNLLTKRKLNQVQATLLIAASFCLLLGGITTPMIDLEARIDHLMLQLMGEKITFLNNIIFFQSKSITDVVRILIEEGTLPMIFVGVLVFTFSIIFPSLKLISSLLYSYRINKLRENILIQFFVIKSGKWSMADVMVVAIFMAYIGFNGIIGSQLDQLTELSEPVEIFTTNGTQLLGGFYLFLLFCVSSLVLSETITRKS from the coding sequence ATGACTGAGCATAGACCCGGAAGGGCCCATCTGAAAATCGCGATCAGCACCGTAGCCCTTGTTGCTGCCATGGTGCTGAACATCGAGTATATATCCCTGGCCAGGCAGAATCAACAGTTAAAAACCGACCTGGCGGAGATCAACCATATCCGGTACGGGCTTCTGAATGTGGATGAATGGAGCAGTCAGCTATCTACCATTCTGAGTATTAAAATACTTGAATTCCAGCTCACCCCCGAAAGCCGGGATAAGGTGCTTCAGAACCTCGAAAACATCCTCTATCAGCTGATTGATGATGTGGAGCAGATGATGAAGACCAGAACATCGGGCAGGCTCTCAGGCATAAAAAGCTGGTTTTCCGGATTTACCATTAACCTGGATCCCCTGCGCGACAGTGTTCCTTCCTATGCCAGCCAGATCGTAAACGAACTGAATAGGCCGGAAAACAAGGCCTTCATCCAGCAGTTCCTCTCCGACAAACTAAATGAATTTGCCTCCTCTACCTATAATCTGGATGAAATGGCCCCGCTACAGGTTATAATGGAACGCTACGACTGTATCGACAAGGATCTATGCAAGGTAATCATACAGGAAGAAATCCAATTAAAAAACAGGGACATCAAGCTGCGTGTGATCCTGATTTTGCTCCTGGTTACCCTTGCCTTTATGGTCAATCTGCTCACAAAACGAAAACTCAACCAGGTGCAGGCCACCCTGCTGATCGCCGCCTCCTTCTGCCTGCTGCTGGGAGGGATCACCACTCCCATGATCGACCTGGAAGCCAGGATAGATCATCTGATGTTACAGCTGATGGGAGAAAAGATCACCTTCCTGAACAACATCATCTTTTTCCAGAGTAAAAGTATTACCGATGTGGTCCGTATCCTGATCGAAGAGGGAACCTTGCCCATGATCTTTGTGGGTGTGCTGGTATTCACCTTCAGTATCATTTTTCCCTCCTTAAAACTGATCAGTTCCCTGCTCTACTCGTACCGAATTAACAAGCTGAGGGAGAACATACTAATTCAATTCTTCGTCATCAAATCAGGGAAATGGTCCATGGCCGATGTAATGGTGGTAGCCATTTTTATGGCCTATATCGGATTCAACGGGATTATCGGTAGTCAGCTCGACCAGCTTACAGAGCTTTCCGAACCGGTTGAAATCTTTACCACCAACGGAACCCAATTGCTGGGAGGGTTCTATCTCTTCCTGCTCTTCTGTGTCTCCAGCCTGGTACTTTCTGAAACAATAACACGAAAATCATGA
- a CDS encoding archaemetzincin family Zn-dependent metalloprotease — protein sequence METGSIILVSCGLFEKKLTGKVAADVSREFHYPVGLKDCSLDISHFYNPGRRQYDANKLLKMITQRAPANAVKVIGMVRVDLYIPILTYIFGQASLGGYTGLASLYRLRNEHYGLEPDYDLLIDRFSKVIIHELGHSFGLIHCSNPVCVMRSSTYVEDLDQKNKHFCYRCRAEVNRIEGILNY from the coding sequence TTGGAGACCGGGAGCATTATACTGGTGTCGTGCGGACTTTTCGAGAAAAAACTGACCGGAAAGGTCGCTGCGGATGTTTCACGGGAGTTTCATTATCCCGTGGGACTGAAAGATTGCAGTCTCGATATCAGCCACTTCTATAATCCGGGACGCCGTCAGTATGATGCCAACAAATTGCTAAAGATGATCACCCAGCGGGCTCCAGCCAATGCGGTGAAGGTCATTGGCATGGTGCGGGTGGATCTCTACATCCCCATCCTTACTTATATTTTCGGCCAGGCAAGCCTGGGAGGGTATACCGGTCTTGCTTCGCTTTATCGCCTGCGTAATGAACACTACGGACTGGAACCGGACTATGATTTATTGATTGACCGATTCAGTAAGGTGATCATTCATGAGCTGGGGCACAGCTTTGGCCTGATCCATTGCAGCAATCCGGTCTGTGTAATGCGTTCCAGTACTTACGTGGAGGACCTGGATCAGAAGAATAAACATTTCTGTTATCGTTGCAGAGCAGAGGTGAACAGGATTGAGGGAATATTGAACTACTGA
- a CDS encoding sigma-54 dependent transcriptional regulator, with translation MSNLVSILIVDDEESVRDSLYNWFIDDGYHVECAENAKKALSLLNEKEFDIVLGDIKMPGMDGMEMHRRIRALPHVPIVIIMTAFAAVDTAVQALKEGAFDYVTKPFDPDDLSHLIRNAATQVALRAENENLKERVTTLVDVEDIVGESEVLKKVLKEVEKVAPADSSVIIFGESNTGKELVARAIHSNSPRKYFPLISVHCGALSESLLESELFGHEKGAFTGAAFNRKGRFEMADGGTIFLDEIGTISSKMQVELLRVLESKTFVRVGGNKEIASDFRVICATNRDLKEMVNKGTFREDLYYRLNVVNIKIPPLRDRPGDIPGLVNHFIKKYCTSMSRDMISIDPAALKHLESFEYPGNVR, from the coding sequence ATGTCAAACCTAGTATCCATTCTGATAGTCGACGATGAAGAATCTGTGAGGGATTCCCTTTATAACTGGTTTATTGATGATGGTTACCATGTCGAATGTGCCGAAAATGCCAAGAAGGCACTATCGCTTCTGAATGAAAAGGAGTTTGATATTGTGCTTGGTGATATTAAAATGCCGGGGATGGATGGTATGGAAATGCACCGCCGGATCCGGGCTCTTCCACATGTTCCCATTGTGATCATTATGACGGCTTTTGCAGCTGTTGATACGGCCGTTCAGGCATTGAAGGAGGGGGCCTTTGATTATGTGACCAAACCTTTTGACCCGGACGATCTTTCTCATCTGATCCGCAACGCAGCCACTCAGGTGGCGCTCAGGGCTGAGAATGAAAACCTGAAGGAGCGTGTGACCACCCTGGTGGATGTGGAGGATATTGTAGGGGAAAGTGAAGTACTGAAGAAAGTGTTGAAGGAGGTGGAAAAGGTGGCGCCGGCCGATTCATCGGTGATCATATTCGGCGAAAGCAATACAGGAAAGGAGCTGGTAGCCAGGGCCATTCATTCGAATTCCCCCAGGAAGTATTTTCCGTTGATCAGTGTGCACTGTGGAGCTCTTTCTGAAAGCCTTCTGGAAAGTGAACTTTTCGGACATGAGAAAGGAGCCTTTACAGGGGCGGCCTTCAACCGCAAAGGGCGCTTTGAAATGGCCGACGGAGGAACCATCTTCCTGGATGAAATCGGGACCATCTCCTCCAAGATGCAGGTGGAATTGTTGCGGGTCCTTGAATCCAAGACTTTTGTCCGGGTAGGTGGAAATAAGGAGATCGCCTCCGACTTCAGGGTGATCTGTGCCACCAACCGGGACCTCAAGGAAATGGTTAATAAGGGAACCTTTCGTGAAGATTTGTACTACCGGCTCAATGTGGTGAATATCAAAATTCCGCCCCTGCGTGACCGGCCCGGAGATATCCCCGGACTGGTGAACCATTTTATCAAGAAGTACTGTACCTCCATGAGCAGGGATATGATCTCCATCGATCCGGCGGCCCTGAAACACCTCGAATCCTTCGAGTATCCCGGGAATGTCCGTTAA
- a CDS encoding TonB-dependent receptor, with product MFKAHIISILFLLSLFQFMQAQKKPGDANLLGHVVSQGRHIPFANVAVKGTTIGTVTDETSHFHLFNLPVGEQTIAVSVIGYKPREMPVHLKKQTTAELKFELEEDIMNLEEVVVSADRSEQKRTEAPVIVNTIGSQIFRSTQSQTLGEGFNFSPGLRLENNCQNCGFSQVRMNGMEGAYSQILINSRPIFSGLAGVYGLELIPSNMVKKIEVVRGGGSALFGSNAIAGTIKIILRDPVHNSYQAGASYAQTGVGVEGSGGNSADYSITFNTSVVSDDRKSGLSLYGFSRKREIFDANKDSFSELAPLENLTFGARAFHRFGNRDKLTLDFFAINEERDGGNMQDYPEHERDIAEAVEHRMKVAGITYERYLRDYDLLSFYTSGQFLDRDSYYGAEQSLNGYGNSRDKTYNLGVQYKAVVGNSSLVSGIENTSGFLLDKKLGYPDWDRAVISGDNKESIPHTQNTVIADQSSLTTGVFVQYDLKLNKFKAALGARFDHYAIKDLVNEDKGSSKGTVFSPRISLMYRLLESLQGRLSYSQGYRAPQIFDEDLHIETSGSRQVVHENALDLRQETSHSIMASLDYNRQFGRTSTGLLVEAFYTRLEDAFANEYGSPDEGGTVIYTRVNAEGRAWVNGINMEFKLRPSGDFDLSSGFTLQNREFEKAQEFEETHFFRSPDSYGFLALDWDFARRICLSGTGTYTGKMLVPYFGTENPEGELRTSDPFFDLGLKLAYTAELNGASVEFSGGIKNVFNSYQDDFDKGINRDPAYLYGPISPQTVFIGIRFGKLQSRDGIPSVNSKQGSVPGRGKSTRSERRKQHRGNRPGRQNW from the coding sequence ATGTTTAAAGCACATATCATCTCCATTCTGTTTCTGTTAAGCCTCTTTCAATTCATGCAGGCACAAAAAAAGCCAGGTGACGCAAACCTGCTTGGTCATGTAGTAAGTCAGGGTCGCCATATACCCTTTGCCAATGTGGCAGTGAAGGGTACCACCATCGGGACCGTAACGGATGAAACCAGTCACTTCCATCTTTTCAATCTTCCTGTTGGCGAACAGACCATCGCGGTCAGTGTCATTGGTTATAAGCCCCGGGAAATGCCGGTCCATCTAAAAAAACAAACGACTGCCGAACTGAAGTTCGAACTGGAAGAAGATATTATGAATCTGGAAGAGGTGGTGGTCTCAGCCGACCGCAGCGAACAGAAGCGAACCGAAGCCCCGGTCATCGTGAATACCATCGGATCACAGATCTTCCGCAGCACACAGAGCCAGACCCTGGGCGAGGGGTTTAACTTTTCACCCGGACTTCGTCTGGAGAACAACTGCCAGAACTGTGGATTCTCCCAGGTAAGGATGAACGGTATGGAAGGGGCCTACTCCCAAATCCTTATCAACAGCCGTCCCATCTTCAGCGGACTGGCAGGGGTCTACGGGCTGGAACTGATCCCTTCGAACATGGTGAAAAAAATAGAGGTGGTCCGTGGAGGAGGTTCGGCCCTCTTTGGCAGCAATGCCATTGCAGGAACCATCAAAATCATTCTCAGGGACCCGGTACACAACAGTTACCAGGCAGGAGCTTCCTACGCGCAAACGGGAGTGGGTGTGGAAGGTTCAGGGGGTAATTCGGCAGACTATTCCATCACTTTCAACACTTCCGTGGTATCAGACGATCGTAAATCAGGCTTATCTCTCTATGGGTTTTCCCGGAAGCGGGAGATATTCGATGCCAACAAGGATAGTTTCTCCGAACTGGCTCCTCTCGAAAATCTGACCTTCGGGGCCCGGGCTTTCCACCGCTTCGGAAACCGTGACAAACTGACCCTGGATTTCTTCGCCATAAATGAAGAGCGCGACGGAGGTAATATGCAGGACTACCCGGAGCACGAACGGGACATCGCCGAAGCCGTGGAACACCGAATGAAGGTGGCGGGAATCACCTATGAACGTTATCTGCGCGACTATGACCTGCTCTCCTTTTATACCTCCGGGCAATTCCTGGACAGGGATTCATACTACGGAGCGGAGCAATCCCTGAACGGTTATGGAAACTCCAGGGATAAGACCTATAATCTGGGTGTGCAGTACAAGGCAGTTGTCGGAAATTCAAGCCTGGTCAGTGGCATTGAAAACACAAGCGGATTCCTGTTGGACAAAAAGCTGGGCTATCCCGATTGGGACAGGGCTGTTATCTCAGGGGATAACAAGGAGTCCATCCCCCATACGCAAAATACCGTCATTGCCGATCAGTCCTCCCTTACCACCGGGGTGTTCGTCCAGTACGATCTGAAACTGAACAAATTCAAAGCTGCTCTGGGGGCCCGCTTTGATCACTACGCGATCAAAGACCTGGTAAACGAAGATAAGGGATCAAGCAAGGGCACTGTGTTCAGTCCACGGATCAGCCTGATGTACAGGTTACTGGAGTCTCTTCAGGGCAGGCTGAGCTATTCACAGGGTTACCGGGCCCCCCAGATTTTCGACGAGGATCTTCATATAGAGACCTCCGGATCCCGCCAGGTCGTTCATGAGAATGCCCTGGACCTGAGGCAGGAAACAAGTCATTCCATAATGGCCTCCCTGGATTACAACAGACAATTTGGCCGCACCAGTACGGGACTGCTGGTGGAAGCCTTTTATACCCGACTGGAGGATGCCTTTGCCAATGAATACGGGTCACCCGATGAAGGTGGCACGGTCATTTACACCCGGGTAAACGCCGAAGGCCGCGCCTGGGTAAACGGCATCAACATGGAGTTCAAACTCAGGCCGTCGGGAGATTTTGACCTAAGCTCAGGTTTCACCCTGCAGAACCGTGAATTTGAAAAAGCTCAGGAATTCGAAGAGACCCACTTTTTCCGGTCACCCGACTCCTATGGATTCCTGGCCCTGGATTGGGACTTTGCCAGACGTATTTGCCTGTCTGGTACAGGAACTTACACCGGTAAAATGCTGGTTCCCTATTTCGGAACAGAAAACCCGGAAGGAGAACTGCGTACTTCTGATCCCTTCTTCGACCTGGGACTGAAACTCGCATACACTGCAGAACTGAACGGGGCCTCCGTCGAATTTTCAGGAGGCATCAAGAATGTGTTTAATTCCTACCAGGATGATTTTGACAAGGGAATCAACCGGGACCCTGCTTATTTATATGGACCCATAAGCCCCCAGACAGTATTTATAGGCATCCGTTTTGGCAAGCTGCAAAGCCGGGACGGAATACCTTCAGTCAATTCGAAGCAGGGCAGCGTACCAGGCCGGGGCAAGTCGACACGTTCTGAAAGGCGAAAGCAGCATCGCGGAAATCGTCCGGGCAGACAGAATTGGTAA